TCGTCTCCATCCTTCAGGAGCGGAACTGGGACATCGGCGAACTCCGCCTGTTGGCCTCGTCGCGCTCGGCTGGGGTGGATGCTTCGTTTAACAGCCAAACGATTCGCGTGCAGGAAGTCGGCCCCGAAAGCTTCAAAGGGATCGACATCGCCCTCTTCAGCGCCGGAGCGGGACCGAGCCGGACGTGGGCTCCGATCGCCGTCAAGAGCGGCGCCCGCGTCGTCGACAACAGCTCGGCCTTTCGCATGGACGCCGATGTGCCCTTAGTGGTCCCCGAAATCAACGCGGACGCCATCGGCGAGGCGAGAATCATCGCCAACCCGAATTGTTCCACCATTATCATGAACATGGCGGTCTGGCCGCTCCATCAGCGCCGCAGCGTCAAGCGGATTGTCGTGAGCACCTATCAAGCGGCCAGCGGCGCAGGCTGGCAGGCCATGCAGGAGTTGGAAGATCAATCCCGCGACATCCTCGCGGGGAAGCCGGCGGCTCCCAAGGTCTTCCCCCACGCCATTGCGTTCAACCTGTTTTCGCACAACACGACGATCGGAGCCGACGGCTACAACGTCGAGGAGTCGAAGATGATTCTCGAGACGCGCAAGATCTTTCGCGCGCCGGAGCTGGCCATTACCGCAACGTGCATCCGCGTCCCGGTATTACGGGCGCATAGTGAATCCATAAACCTCACCTTCGCCGAGACCATGAGCGAGCAGGAGGCCCGTGAAGTCCTTTCCGCCGCCCCCGGCGTCACGGTCGTGGATGATCGCGCGAACAATCGCTTCCCCATGCCGATCGAGGCCTCCGGCAAGGACGACGTGCTCGTCGGGCGCATTCGCCAGGATGCCAGCCAGCCCGACGGCCGCGGTATCGATCTTTTCGTCAGCGGCGATCAGCTTCGCAAGGGCGCGGCGCTCAATGCCGTTCAGATTGCGGAAGCACTTACGGATATTCACCTGCGGATTCGACCATGACCCGCGACGAAGCCTGGAACCTGCTTTGCGAGTACGTCCAGTCCGACTCGCTCCGCAAGCACATGCTCGCGGTCGAAGCGGCGATGCGGCATTACGCGGGATTGCTTGGCGGCGACGCCGAGCAGTGGGCGATCGCCGGTCTGCTCCATGACTTCGATTACGAGCGCTGGCCAAATCCGCCGGACCATACACACGAAGGGGCAAGAATCCTCCGCGAGCGCGGCGTCGATGAGGAAATCATCGGGGCGATTATGGCCCATGCCGATTGGAACCTCGACGAATACCCCCGCGATCGGCCGATCCGCAAGGCCCTTTTTGCGGTGGATGAACTGTGCGGGTTTCTGACCGCCTCGGCCCTTGTGCGACCCACGCGCCTCGAAGGTTTGACGCCCTCCTCCGTGAAAAAGAAGATGAAATCGGCAGCGTTCGCCGCCAACGTCAAGCGCGAGGATATTACCGGCGGTGCGGAATTGCTCGGAATACCGCTGGATGACCACATCAGCCATTGCATCACGGCGATGCAAAGTGTGGCTCCGGCGCTGGGACTAACACCACCCGCCTGATACACTAATATTCAAAGTCCTGCCTTCAGGAGAGAAGCATGCCCCAGCCATCGGCTCGTTTCCGTTTTGTCATAGTCGCGTTCGCCCTTGCGTTTCCCCGCCTCGCCGTCGCCGAGCCCGTTCGGCACTTTCCCACCGACCGGCCGGTGGACATGCTGCATATTCGCCTCGACTCGCGCGTCGATCTCAAGGCGAAGACGTTCAAGGCCCGCGCGACGCTGGATGTCGCCGCCCTCCGCGACGTGGAGAGCATCCAATTGAACGCGGTCGGGTTCGAACTTCATGACCTCTCCATTGAGAGGTTCGACGGCCAGCCGACACCGTGTGATTTTGACAACGATGGCGAGCACATCACGCTGTCCCTTCCCGAGCCGCTCGCCGCCGGCCAAAAAATGACGATTCAGATGGACTACAGCGTTAAGGACCCGCCGTCCGGTCTCTCGTTTTTCGCGCCGTCGGAAGATGATCCCGAGGCCCCTTATCTCGTCTGGTCGCAGGGCGAGTCCATTACCAACCGCTACTGGGTGCCCTGCTTCGATCATCCCGACGAGATGCAGACGACCGAGATCGTCTGTACGGTCGATGAGCCCAATACCGTTCTCAGTAATGGCCGACTGGTCGAAGAAAAGAAGAATTCGGATGGGACCAGAACTTTCCATTGGCTCCAGGACAAGCCGCACGTCGTCTATCTGATGACGCTCGTGGTCGGAGAGTTCTTCGTGAAGGCGGAGGAATGGCGCGGCAAGCCCGTCACGTACTATGTTCGACACAAGTTCAAGGATCAGATCGACAACTCATTCCGCAACACTCGGCCGATGCTCGACTACTTCAGCGAAAAGATCGGCGTCGAATATCCGTGGGACAAATACGCCCAGGTATGCTGCTACAACTTTGGCGGCGGCATGGAAAACACCAGCGCGACGACGCTGACCGAGAGCACCCTGCACGACGACCGCGCCCATCTCGACGACGATAGCGACGGTCTCGTGGCCCACGAACTGGCCCATCAATGGTGGGGCGACCTGCTGACCTGTCGCGACTGGGCGCATATCTGGCTCAACGAGGGGTTTGCCAGTTATTTTGAGGCCCTCTGGGACGAGAAGAATCTGGGGCCCGACGATTTTGCCTACAACATGGACCGCAAGGCTGAAGCCGCCAGGAACGGCGGCAAGGAAAAGCCGATCGTCTGTTACGAATACGGCGATCCCGATGAGCAATTCGACAGTCGGGCCTATCCCAAGGGCGCGTGGGTCCTGCACATGCTTCGCCGCCGACTGGGCGACGAGGATTTCTGGAAGTCGATCAACGCCTATTGCAAGCGCTTCAGCCACAAGACGGTCGAGACCGACGATCTGCGGCGGACGATTGAAGACGTGACCGGCCGGTCGCTGGGGCGGTTCTTTCATGACTGGACCGAGCGCCCCGGTCACCCAGAAGTGAAGGTGCGCTACAAATGGATTGCCGAAGACCGCATGGCGTCGGTCGATGTGGAGCAACAGCAAAAGGCGGAGGCCTTCCACTTCCCGTTGACGATCGCGTTTTCGTTCGGCAAGTCCGATCCGCCCTTCCGCGTAACCCACGAGATGACAGGAAAGAAGGACCGGTTCTTCATTCCCCTCTCCAAGCGGCCCACGATGGTCCGTATCGACCCTGATCAGGCCGTTTTGATGGAGCTGGACGAGGATAAGCCGCGAGATCTTTGGGCGGCGCAGCTCACGGACGATCCCAACCCCGTCGGTCGCATTCGTGCCGCCGAGCATTTCGGTGAGGCCGGTCGGCCGGAAGACGTCAAGATTTTGTCTGACCGGCTGGGTAAGGAAAAGTTCTGGGCTGTCCAGGCGGCGATTGCCAAGGCGCTGGGAGAATCCGATGAAGATGCCGCTCGTGATGCGCTGCTGAGCGCGCTCGCGACGAAGCACGCCAAGGCGCGGGCGGCCATCGTCGAGGCCCTGGGAGAATTCCCCGGCGATGAGGCCGTGGCGAAGGCACTAAAAGAGATCGTCGCCAAGGGCGATCCCAGCTATCGCGTAGAGGCCAATGCGATTCGGGGGTATGCCGATGTCGCCGAGGAGGGTGTGCAGGAGTTTCTGGAGCCGCTGATGTCGCGCGAGTCCGACAACGAGGTCATTCGCGGGGCGGTTCTTGAAGCGATGGGCGAACATTGTGGTACCGAGTCGCTGGATCTCCTGATTGAATGGACGGCGTCACCGAAGCCGCATCCATGCCGCCGCGCGGCCGTTCAAGCGCTCTCCGAAGTGCTCAAGAAGGAAGATGTCAGCGAGGATGACAAGACCCGCGTCGTAGAGGCCATGACCGGCTGTCTGAAGAAGGGCTCGCGGCGGCTGCAATCGGCCGCGTTGGACGCCCTCGGCGAACTCGGCCGACCGGCCCGCAGCGCCCTGCCGGAGGTCGATCGCCTGGTGAAGTTCGGCGGCCCGCGGGTCCGCGCGAAGGCCAAGGAGATCGCCCAGAAGATTCGCACCGCCGGCCCGGCGCCCGCTGCGGTTGGCGACTTGTCCGAAGAGCTTTCCGAGCTTCAAAAGGAGTGCAAGGAGCTGCGCGATCGACTGAAAAAGATCGAGGCGAGGCAGAGGGAAACTGTCTCAACCGAAAAGAGTTGAAGGCCACGACGATGTTCACGTCGGGATTTTCACGCCGCGCTCGCGGCCGACTTCTTCGGCTCGTTCATATCCCGCATCGACATGCCGGAAGATCCCCGTCGCCGGGTCGCAGGTCAGGACCCGCTCCAGCCGTTCGTCGGCCTGCTTCGTCCCATCCGCGACGCAGACCATGCCGGCGTGGATCGAGTAGCCGATGCCGACGCCGCCTCCGTGATGCACGCTGACCCAGCTTGCGCCGCAGGCCGTGTTGGCCAGGGCGTTCAGGATCGGCCAGTCTGCGATCGCGTCCGAGCCGTCTTTCATCCCCTCGGTCTCGCGGTTGGGTGACGCCACGCTGCCGCAGTCGAGATGGTCGCGACCGATGACGATCGGGGCCTTCACTTTGCCGCTGCGCACGAGTTCGTTGAAGGCCAAGCCCGCCTTGGCCCGTTCGCCATATCCCAGCCAGCAAATCCGCGCCGGAAGGCCCTGAAACGCCACGCGCTCAGCGGCCAGGCGAATCCATCGCGCGAGGTGCTCGTTCTTGGGGAACAGCTTGAGCACCGTCTCGTCCGTCGCCGCGATATCGGCCGGGTCGCCGGAGAGCGCCGCCCAGCGGAACGGCCCCGCACCTTCGCAAAACAGGGGCCGGATGAACTCGGGTACGAATCCCGGAATCCGCAGCGCATCGACCGGCTGCACCCCGAACGGTCGCTCGGCCTGGTAGCGCTCATGCGCCTCCATCGCCTGGCTGCGAAGGTTGTTGCCGTAGTCAAAGGTGATCGCGCCGCGGTTCTGCAGCTCGACCATGTGCCGGACGTGTTCGTTCATGGTGCGATAGGATTCCCGCAAGTACGCCGCCGAGTCTTCCTGTCGCAGTCGCAACATTGCCTGGTAACGGGCGTCGCTCCACGGCTCGCCGCCGTGGCTGTGCGGCTTGGTCGGCCCCTGACCGCTGCGGACGGGCTTGCCGACGCTTCCGAGGACACCGTTGGGGACATAACCACTGAGCGGATCGTGGGCGGAGGTCTGGTCGGTCAGCATGTCCGGGGTGACGTTGCGGCGGATGAGTTCCGCCAAAAGGTCGGCGGCGTTGGCGACGACGGCGATCGACACCGCCTGTTGCTTCCGTTTCGCGTCCAGCGCCCATTCAATGGACTGGTCAAGCCGATCCGTCATCTTGTCGAGGTAGCGCGTCTTCAAACGCCGTTCGATTCGCTGCGGATCGACCTCAGCGACGAGGCAGGTTGCCCCGTGCATCGTGGCGGCGAGGGGCTGCGCGCCGCCCATGCCGCCCAGCCCGGCGGTCACGATCAGGCGTCCCGCCAGTTCGCCGCCAAAATGGCGCCGGGCCGCCGCGCCGAAAGTCTCATATGTCCCCTGCAAGATGCCCTGCGAACCGATGTAAATCCAGCTCCCCGCCGTCATCTGGCCGTACATGGTGAGGCCCATGGCCTCCAACCGCCGAAACTCCTCCCAAGTCCCCCACTTCGGCACCAGCATGGCATTGGAAATCAGCACGCGCGGGGCCATCTCATGGGTCCGCACCACGCCGACCGCGCGGCCGCTTTGGATCAGCAGAGTTTCGTCGTTCGCGAGCGCCCGCAAAGCGCGCACGATCCGATCAAAATCCTCCCAACTCCGCGCCGCCTTGCCTGTGCCCCCGTACACGATCAGGTGTTCCGGGTCTTCCGCCACGTTCGGATCGAGGTTGTTGTGCAGCATCCGCAGCGCGGCTTCCTGATGCCAGCCTTTGCAGGAGATCTTCGGCCCCACCGGCGAGTGCAGGACGCGGGGCTGCGAGGTCTGTGGTTTTGAGCCGGGGGCTTGAGTCGTGCTCATTAGTGAACTCCGCGCGAAAAAAAGGCCATTTCGTCCGATAGGCCCCGTTAGGTCCGCCTCGCCGGGATTGATCCGCAACCGTCTTAGGGGTACGATTATAACAAGGCGTGAGATCGGGAGGGGCTTCGCAACTCGCAAAGGGGCTTCATCCCTCGGGACATCACCGCCGACGCAGTCAAACGGCAGGCTTGCCGGGGGTTGGAATGCGCGCGGTCAATTCAGCACTCATAACGATCACCATCGTCGTCTTGTCCGCGCGCCCCGCGCACGGATGGCCCACCCCGCTGCCCAGCAACATCAACAACTTCTTCCTCCGCGGCACGCAGCCGAACTCGCTGACGGACAATATCCTCCTGGCCAGCAACTGTGTTAGTTGCCACGGAAGTACTGCCATCATCCACCCGCAGTGGACCGGCAGTCTCATGGCCCAGGCCGCGCGCGACCCGCTCTTCTACGCCTGCCTCGACATCGCCGAGGCCGACTCGCCCGGCTCCGGCGACATGTGCATCCGTTGCCATGTCCCCAAGGCCTGGCTGGAAGGTCGATCGATGCCGACCAATGGGATCAATATCACCGCCCAGGACCGCGATGGAATCACCTGCAACTTCTGCCATCGCATGGTGGATCCGTTCAATTTGGATGGACAGGCTCCTGCCGAAGATGCTGACATCCTCTACGCACTCGGGGCCAACGCCCCCATCCAATCCGCCGATCTGGGCATGCCGTCCAATCCGGGCAACGGAGGAAACGGCAGCTACGTCATCGACCCACTCGATCGCCGCCGCGGGCCGTTTCCACTTCCTCCCATTTTCGGCGACCCTCCCGTGCCTCCCGAAGCTGACTGCGAGATCTACCACGAGTCCTTTGAGTCACCGTTGCATCGCCGTTCGGACATGTGCGCGACGTGCCACGATGTCAGCAACCCCCACTTTCACTTTGATACCGGCAGTGACGCCTTCGTGTTCAACGGGACGGGCGCGCCGCATCCCAACGGCAACAAGTACGACATGGCCCCCGTCGAGCGAACCTACAGCGAGTGGCTCAAGAGCAGCTTCGCCCAAGGCATGGGCGTGGATATGGGCGGTCGTTTCGGGGGGCCCGGCCAGTCGTTTGTCTCCGATTGTCAGAATTGCCATATGCCCGTCACCGACGATTACGGCTGCCGATTTGTGGACGGCCCTCGCGACGACTTGCCCACGCATCGATTCGCCGGGGCCAGTACCTGGCAGCTCGACGCCATCGCCCAGCAATACGGCCCCGCGGGAACGAATGAGATCAATGCCAGTGTCGTAAGTGCCCTCGCGACGGCGAAGGCCAACAACATCAGCTTTCTTCAACTCGCCGCGGACCTGGAGGCCGTCCTGACTGACGTGAATACCCCCGGCATCGAGCAACTCCGCGTCCGGGTGGTCAACCAGACCGGTCACAAGCTGCCCAGCGGCTATCCCGAAGGCCGGCGGATGTGGATCAATGTGCAGTTTTTTAACTGCCTCGACGATGTGACGCCCTTCGACGAGCGAGGGGAATATGACTCGCTGACCGCCGTGTTGAATCCGATTGACACCAAGGTCTATGAGATGGAGGGAGGGATCGACACCGCTCTGGCCGCGATGCTGGGTCGAACCGCCGGCCCGGCGATGCACTTCGTCCTCACCAACAAGGTATTCAAAGACAACCGCATCCCGCCGCGAGGCTTCACTAACGCTGCTTTCGCGGCGGTTCAAGCCTCTCCCGTCGCCTATGCCTACGCGGACGGCCAGTATTGGGACGACACCTATTTTGATATCCCCGCCTACGCTACGGGGGCCAAGATCGTGCTCTATTACCAGGCAACTTCAAAGGAGTACATTGAGTTCCTCCGCGACAACAACCCCTTCCCCGGAAACCCCAATAATCGCGGCCAGGTCGCCTACAACCTCTGGGCCGCCAATGGAAAAAGCGCCCCCGTGGCGATGGCAACCCTCGGCGATCCGGTGCGGCTGGATGTCGAGTTAAAGGGAGACGTGACCGGGGACCGCCAGGTTACCGTCGCCGATATCCCTGACTTTGTGGCGGTCCTCCTCGGTCTCGACACGGATCCCTATCACATCTGCGCGGCGGACATGGACGAAACCGGCATTCCCGACGGTCTCGACGTGCAACCATTCGTACAGGCCCTCGTTCCGTAGCGGTAAAAGGTCCAAATGGTAAAAGTCGTGTTATTTTTTCGCGTCTCGACTTGGCGCGGGAAACGTCCGCGACTAATGTTTGGCAATCGAGGACGAAGTATCAACCGCTGACCACTAGCCACTGACCACTCGCACGAATGAAGCTTACCGAATACCTGCCCCCGACGCTCGTGAAAGTCCCGCTCGATTCGGCGGACAAAACAGGCGCGATCACCGAACTCGTCGACCTTGTTGCCTCGCAAAACCTGACAACATCCCGCGATGCCCTCTTGAAGTCGGTACTGGAACGGGAAGCCCAGCGATCCACGGGCGTAGGAAAAGGGTTTGCCATTCCCCATGCCAAGACCGACGCGGTCAGCCGTCTCGTGGTGGCCATGGGGCGCACCAAACTCCCGATTCCGTTCGGCGCGATCGACGGTCAGCCTGTGGAATTGATCGCGCTGCTGGCCAGCCCGACGACCGCAACCAGCCTCCATATCCAGACGCTGGCCCGGCTCAGCAAACTGGTCACGAACAGCGCCGCACTCGCGCGTATCCTGTCAGCGAAGACTCCGGAGGAGATCTACGCCCAGATTGTCGCGACTGAGGCGGAATCGTAACGAGCGCCCGGGCTGATTTGAAATTCGGAATACTGAATTTGGACGCGCCGACTTACCAACCCACCATGTTGTACCCGGCATCCACATAGTGGATTTCGCCGGTCACGCCGCTGGACAGGTCGCTGCAAAGATAAAGCCCGGCCTTGCCGACTTCATCCGATTCGATGTTTCGTCGCAACGGAGTCTTGGTCGGATAGTGCTCCAGGATCTTCTCGAACCCGCCGATACCGGCTGAACTCAGGGTCCGACAAGGCCCGGCGCTGAGGGCATTCACGCGGACGCGGCGCAGGTCGCCCAAATCCGCCGCGAGATACCGAACCGAACTCTCCAACGCGGCCTTGCAAACCCCCATGACGTTATAACCCGGAACAAACCGAACGGAGCCCAGGTACGAAAGCGTAAGCACGGATGCCCCTTCGCGAAACATGTGAAACGCCTTCTGGCATGCGGAAATGAGCGAATAGACGCTGATGTCCATCGCCTGCTTGAAATCTTCGCGGCGGGTCTCCCAAAACCGGTTGGTCAGGCAGTCGCGATTGGCATAGGCGATGGCGTGGACGAAGAAATCGATCTGGTCGTAAGTTTCTTTGACCTTCCCGAAGAACTGCTCGACGTCCTCGTCGCGGCTGACATCGCAGGGGAGGATCAGCTTCGCCCCGATCGGCTCGGCCAGCTTGCGCACGCGCCGCTCCATCTTCTCGCCGGGCAGATGGTTAAAGGCGATCTCCGCCCCTTCCTTGTGCAAGCGCTCGGCGATGTACCAGGCCAGACTGTGGTCGTTGGCCACTCCAAGAACGACGCCCTTCTTACCCGACATCAAGCCCATAAGTCGCTACTCCTGGAACCTTGCTCCAAATCACCCACGCCATTAATCGAAACTGCGAACTGGAGGCCCGTAATCTAGGGTCTGCGATGCACAAAGTCTAGACTAGCCTTGCGCGTTCGTCATTGACGCGGCGATCCTTGCCCGGCTGCAACATCCGCCTTAGACTACACTTGTGCGCGATTCGTCCCTGCTGCCAATCGATATCGGAAGTCCAGGTCGAATCCTCATCTCCGTACCCAACTGGGTCGGCGACGTGGTCATGGCGACGGCCGCGCTCTCTTCCATTCGCCGCCGGTACCCGTCAGCTTGGATCACCCATCTTCAGCGCCGCTATGTCGCTCCCGTGCTCGCTGACCTCGATTTGGCCAATGAGACCCTTTACTGGCCCGAGGCCGATCCCGCACCGGGGATGCCTAGGACGCTCATGGGATTGGTTCGTCGCCTCCGCCGCGAGCGATATGACCTGGCCCTGCTCCTGACCAATTCCTTCCGTAGCGCAATTTGCTTGTATCTGGCGGGAGCGCGAAGACGCGTCGGCTACGCCCGCGATGGCCGCTCGGTATTCTTGACTCATAGATTAAGCGCGCGAAAGGTCGATGGGCGATTCGTGCCGGTCCCGGCGCTGGACTATTACAACGACTTGGCGCGATTCGTGGGCTGCCAAAGTGTTACTGATCAGCTCGTCCTGGCCACCTCTCCGGCCGACGAGGCGGCCATTGATGAACGGTTGGGCACGACACCCGCCGACCGTCCGCTGGTTGTCCTCAATCCCGGCGCGAATTACGGCTTTGCCAAATGCTGGCCCGCCGAAAAGTATGCCGCCCTCGCCGACCAGTTGATCGATCGATACAACGCCCGCGTGGTCGCCTCTCTTTCACCGACGGAGCGCGACATCGCCGACCGGCTCGCTGAGACCGTTCGACGACGAATCGAGATCTTCGTGAGCCCGCCGCTCGGCCTGGGACCGCTCAAGGCCCTGATTCGCCGCTGCCAGCTTCTCATCACGAACGACACCGGCCCGCGCCACTTCGCCGCCGCCTTCGGAGTCCCGGTCATCACCATCTTCGGCTCCAGCGATCCGGCATGGACGGAAACGCGCTTCGCCAAGGAGCGAATCGTCAAACTCCACCTCGACTGTCAACCCTGCATGGAGCGGGTTTGCCCGTTGAAACATCACCATTGCATGAAACTATTGGAGCCAGAGCTGGTTCTCGAGAAGGCGGCGGAGTTTCTCTCTCGGCCGCTCAAATCCGTTGCGCTGCATGTCAATGCGGGGACCATCTAATCCATGATCTCAACGGACTACATGGTCATCGACCCGCCGTTTCGCGACCCATTGGCGAGGGCCACGCTGGACAACGTTGGCGCGGTCCTGCGTTGCGAAGGGGATCGGCTGGCCGCATGGAGCCGGACAACTGACACGATTTTTTACCGCCTGCCCGGCAGCGAGACCGGCGTCTTTATCAAGCGTTACCATTATCCGCGTTGGAAGCAGCGCATCGAAGGGATGATGCGGGGCACTTTTTTCAAGAACACGCGGGCGCGCAACGAATACCGCGTGCTCTCCCTGATGCGCCGCCTGGGCATTCAGGCCGTGCGGCCGATTGCGTTTGGCGAACGGCGGGTGCTTCATTTTTGCCGGAGTTGTTTCCTGATCACCGAGGCGGTCCCCGGGGCGATGTCGCTGGTGGCGTTCATCCGCACCTTCAGCCGGCATCCCCGCTCGGCCCGGGCCCGCCATGTGAAACTGGAAATCCTGACGTCTCTCGCCCAGCAAGTTCGCCACATGCACGAGGCCGGCTTTGTTCACCGCGATCTCTTCTGGCGAAACGTGCTCATCCGCCCGATGCCGGACGAGCGATTCGAGTTCTACTTCCTGGACGCCTCGGTCGGCCGGCGAATTCGCATTCCCCAGCGCCGGCAGGACAGCATTGTCCACGATATCGCCGCGATGGGCGTCCTGGGTCCGGAATTCTGCTCGAAGGCCGACCAGTTGCGCTTCCTCCTGGTCTATCTCGATACGCCCCGGCTCAGTCCCGACGATCGTCTCTGGCTCCGCCGCGTCCAGGCCCGCAGCGACCGGTTCCGAAAAACCGAACTGCTGCGCCTTGAGCGGGGCGGCGTCTTCGATCCGCCGATTCGGGACTTCGATCTTCCCGGTGACGCTTCGATCCGCCATGGTCGTTCTTCGACCAGCATCGCCAAGTCGTGACGATTCCACGAGGCACGACTCCTGCATGTCCACGTTGCTTACCATCGCCGACGACGCCCTGCGAGATCCTCTGCGAACGGCCGGTCTCGACACTTATGTCGATTTCCTGCACTGCTCGCT
Above is a window of Phycisphaerae bacterium DNA encoding:
- a CDS encoding aspartate-semialdehyde dehydrogenase; translation: MKRNVAILGATGAVGREFVSILQERNWDIGELRLLASSRSAGVDASFNSQTIRVQEVGPESFKGIDIALFSAGAGPSRTWAPIAVKSGARVVDNSSAFRMDADVPLVVPEINADAIGEARIIANPNCSTIIMNMAVWPLHQRRSVKRIVVSTYQAASGAGWQAMQELEDQSRDILAGKPAAPKVFPHAIAFNLFSHNTTIGADGYNVEESKMILETRKIFRAPELAITATCIRVPVLRAHSESINLTFAETMSEQEAREVLSAAPGVTVVDDRANNRFPMPIEASGKDDVLVGRIRQDASQPDGRGIDLFVSGDQLRKGAALNAVQIAEALTDIHLRIRP
- a CDS encoding HDIG domain-containing protein, with the protein product MTRDEAWNLLCEYVQSDSLRKHMLAVEAAMRHYAGLLGGDAEQWAIAGLLHDFDYERWPNPPDHTHEGARILRERGVDEEIIGAIMAHADWNLDEYPRDRPIRKALFAVDELCGFLTASALVRPTRLEGLTPSSVKKKMKSAAFAANVKREDITGGAELLGIPLDDHISHCITAMQSVAPALGLTPPA
- a CDS encoding M1 family metallopeptidase → MPQPSARFRFVIVAFALAFPRLAVAEPVRHFPTDRPVDMLHIRLDSRVDLKAKTFKARATLDVAALRDVESIQLNAVGFELHDLSIERFDGQPTPCDFDNDGEHITLSLPEPLAAGQKMTIQMDYSVKDPPSGLSFFAPSEDDPEAPYLVWSQGESITNRYWVPCFDHPDEMQTTEIVCTVDEPNTVLSNGRLVEEKKNSDGTRTFHWLQDKPHVVYLMTLVVGEFFVKAEEWRGKPVTYYVRHKFKDQIDNSFRNTRPMLDYFSEKIGVEYPWDKYAQVCCYNFGGGMENTSATTLTESTLHDDRAHLDDDSDGLVAHELAHQWWGDLLTCRDWAHIWLNEGFASYFEALWDEKNLGPDDFAYNMDRKAEAARNGGKEKPIVCYEYGDPDEQFDSRAYPKGAWVLHMLRRRLGDEDFWKSINAYCKRFSHKTVETDDLRRTIEDVTGRSLGRFFHDWTERPGHPEVKVRYKWIAEDRMASVDVEQQQKAEAFHFPLTIAFSFGKSDPPFRVTHEMTGKKDRFFIPLSKRPTMVRIDPDQAVLMELDEDKPRDLWAAQLTDDPNPVGRIRAAEHFGEAGRPEDVKILSDRLGKEKFWAVQAAIAKALGESDEDAARDALLSALATKHAKARAAIVEALGEFPGDEAVAKALKEIVAKGDPSYRVEANAIRGYADVAEEGVQEFLEPLMSRESDNEVIRGAVLEAMGEHCGTESLDLLIEWTASPKPHPCRRAAVQALSEVLKKEDVSEDDKTRVVEAMTGCLKKGSRRLQSAALDALGELGRPARSALPEVDRLVKFGGPRVRAKAKEIAQKIRTAGPAPAAVGDLSEELSELQKECKELRDRLKKIEARQRETVSTEKS
- the hutU gene encoding urocanate hydratase: MSTTQAPGSKPQTSQPRVLHSPVGPKISCKGWHQEAALRMLHNNLDPNVAEDPEHLIVYGGTGKAARSWEDFDRIVRALRALANDETLLIQSGRAVGVVRTHEMAPRVLISNAMLVPKWGTWEEFRRLEAMGLTMYGQMTAGSWIYIGSQGILQGTYETFGAAARRHFGGELAGRLIVTAGLGGMGGAQPLAATMHGATCLVAEVDPQRIERRLKTRYLDKMTDRLDQSIEWALDAKRKQQAVSIAVVANAADLLAELIRRNVTPDMLTDQTSAHDPLSGYVPNGVLGSVGKPVRSGQGPTKPHSHGGEPWSDARYQAMLRLRQEDSAAYLRESYRTMNEHVRHMVELQNRGAITFDYGNNLRSQAMEAHERYQAERPFGVQPVDALRIPGFVPEFIRPLFCEGAGPFRWAALSGDPADIAATDETVLKLFPKNEHLARWIRLAAERVAFQGLPARICWLGYGERAKAGLAFNELVRSGKVKAPIVIGRDHLDCGSVASPNRETEGMKDGSDAIADWPILNALANTACGASWVSVHHGGGVGIGYSIHAGMVCVADGTKQADERLERVLTCDPATGIFRHVDAGYERAEEVGRERGVKIPT
- a CDS encoding PTS sugar transporter subunit IIA produces the protein MKLTEYLPPTLVKVPLDSADKTGAITELVDLVASQNLTTSRDALLKSVLEREAQRSTGVGKGFAIPHAKTDAVSRLVVAMGRTKLPIPFGAIDGQPVELIALLASPTTATSLHIQTLARLSKLVTNSAALARILSAKTPEEIYAQIVATEAES
- a CDS encoding enoyl-ACP reductase — its product is MGLMSGKKGVVLGVANDHSLAWYIAERLHKEGAEIAFNHLPGEKMERRVRKLAEPIGAKLILPCDVSRDEDVEQFFGKVKETYDQIDFFVHAIAYANRDCLTNRFWETRREDFKQAMDISVYSLISACQKAFHMFREGASVLTLSYLGSVRFVPGYNVMGVCKAALESSVRYLAADLGDLRRVRVNALSAGPCRTLSSAGIGGFEKILEHYPTKTPLRRNIESDEVGKAGLYLCSDLSSGVTGEIHYVDAGYNMVGW
- the waaF gene encoding lipopolysaccharide heptosyltransferase II, giving the protein MRDSSLLPIDIGSPGRILISVPNWVGDVVMATAALSSIRRRYPSAWITHLQRRYVAPVLADLDLANETLYWPEADPAPGMPRTLMGLVRRLRRERYDLALLLTNSFRSAICLYLAGARRRVGYARDGRSVFLTHRLSARKVDGRFVPVPALDYYNDLARFVGCQSVTDQLVLATSPADEAAIDERLGTTPADRPLVVLNPGANYGFAKCWPAEKYAALADQLIDRYNARVVASLSPTERDIADRLAETVRRRIEIFVSPPLGLGPLKALIRRCQLLITNDTGPRHFAAAFGVPVITIFGSSDPAWTETRFAKERIVKLHLDCQPCMERVCPLKHHHCMKLLEPELVLEKAAEFLSRPLKSVALHVNAGTI
- a CDS encoding lipopolysaccharide kinase InaA family protein, translated to MISTDYMVIDPPFRDPLARATLDNVGAVLRCEGDRLAAWSRTTDTIFYRLPGSETGVFIKRYHYPRWKQRIEGMMRGTFFKNTRARNEYRVLSLMRRLGIQAVRPIAFGERRVLHFCRSCFLITEAVPGAMSLVAFIRTFSRHPRSARARHVKLEILTSLAQQVRHMHEAGFVHRDLFWRNVLIRPMPDERFEFYFLDASVGRRIRIPQRRQDSIVHDIAAMGVLGPEFCSKADQLRFLLVYLDTPRLSPDDRLWLRRVQARSDRFRKTELLRLERGGVFDPPIRDFDLPGDASIRHGRSSTSIAKS